In Anseongella ginsenosidimutans, one genomic interval encodes:
- a CDS encoding sensor histidine kinase, whose translation MGRSKNTLTLSMMSGSIILVLVLQGFWLKSSYKNAVEQFDRETGFLFRTTVMSLQDSLIRENIEMISADSLPVPSLPAPGRSDTVFPRTFSRSVLNTVPDSATISIIVSSAKRRGNAAFARLPEDRVSDYKDSVTSYFILREADSLRIRDIEKEYRAVLDEAGIYIPFKVIKTPFDTLMSDTKALFPPRTLYLGRKEEAGEQIKSHLPAIPGWRKDSPRFITHHEDERLPRAEHVFLPQTGIVSVQFEKAASRWLLLGELAPQLLFSLVMILFIGISFYFMYRSLRMQQRLMLLKNDFVSNMTHELKTPVATASVAIEALRSFRTLDDPERTHEYLEIAQHELNRLTLLTDNILKAAIFESKGIAIHIETFELKEVVAQVLASMKLVFEKKRASVTFHAEGDDFRARGGKAHIVNLFYNLLDNALKYSPGEPEISVRLKCVKDGVLLNIRDKGIGIPPEFHKKVFEKFFRVPSGNVHNIKGHGLGLNYVAGVVKSHGGTIRLDSQPGKGSTFIVYLPKHYEKN comes from the coding sequence ATGGGCAGGTCAAAAAACACACTGACGCTTTCAATGATGAGCGGCAGTATCATCCTGGTACTGGTTTTACAGGGCTTCTGGCTGAAAAGCTCCTATAAGAATGCCGTGGAGCAATTTGACAGGGAAACAGGCTTTCTGTTCAGAACTACTGTCATGAGCCTGCAGGATTCGCTGATCCGGGAAAATATTGAAATGATCTCCGCTGACAGCCTGCCCGTCCCTTCTCTCCCGGCCCCCGGCCGCTCCGATACTGTTTTTCCCCGTACCTTTTCACGGTCGGTCCTGAACACAGTTCCTGATTCGGCTACTATCTCCATCATTGTTTCTTCCGCGAAAAGGAGGGGCAATGCCGCTTTTGCCCGGCTTCCGGAAGATCGTGTCAGCGATTACAAAGACTCCGTTACCAGTTACTTCATATTACGGGAGGCTGATTCCCTGCGAATCCGGGATATTGAAAAAGAATATCGGGCAGTACTGGATGAGGCAGGTATTTATATTCCGTTTAAGGTAATCAAAACTCCCTTTGATACGCTAATGAGCGATACAAAGGCGCTGTTCCCGCCCCGGACGCTTTACCTCGGACGCAAAGAAGAAGCCGGCGAACAAATTAAAAGCCATTTGCCCGCAATTCCCGGGTGGCGAAAAGATTCCCCCCGCTTTATCACTCATCATGAAGATGAACGCCTGCCCCGCGCGGAGCATGTATTCCTTCCGCAGACAGGTATTGTTTCAGTACAGTTCGAAAAGGCTGCTTCCCGCTGGCTCCTCCTTGGCGAACTGGCGCCGCAGCTGCTCTTTTCGTTAGTGATGATACTGTTCATAGGCATTTCTTTCTATTTCATGTACCGCAGCCTTCGTATGCAGCAGCGGCTGATGCTGCTGAAAAACGACTTTGTGAGCAATATGACTCATGAACTGAAAACACCGGTAGCCACCGCAAGCGTCGCCATTGAAGCGCTCCGTAGTTTCCGGACGCTTGACGATCCGGAGCGTACCCATGAGTACCTGGAAATAGCCCAGCACGAGCTGAACCGGCTTACTCTGCTAACGGATAATATCCTGAAGGCCGCCATTTTTGAAAGCAAAGGCATCGCGATCCATATAGAAACCTTTGAGTTGAAGGAAGTCGTCGCCCAGGTACTCGCATCTATGAAACTGGTATTTGAAAAGAAGCGGGCATCCGTAACTTTTCATGCCGAAGGAGATGATTTCCGCGCCCGCGGAGGGAAAGCACATATTGTAAATTTATTTTATAACCTGCTTGACAACGCCTTAAAATACAGCCCTGGTGAACCTGAAATAAGCGTACGGTTAAAATGCGTGAAAGACGGCGTTTTGCTGAATATCCGGGATAAGGGCATCGGAATCCCGCCGGAATTCCATAAGAAGGTCTTCGAAAAATTTTTCCGGGTTCCCAGTGGTAATGTACACAATATTAAGGGGCATGGCCTTGGACTGAATTACGTGGCAGGAGTAGTAAAAAGTCACGGCGGAACCATCCGGCTGGATAGCCAGCCCGGCAAGGGAAGCACCTTTATCGTTTATCTGCCAAAGCATTATGAAAAGAACTAA
- a CDS encoding TonB-dependent receptor: MKKCFLACLLLFFSCTAFGQQFGITGRLSDSLGRPLPNAAVQLTAVADSSLVSFALSDRKGNFRIRGLEYGIYLLEITFLGYRPYAQTVSPPENGGILDLRNISLEPASQELEGVTVQGKRLPMRIHNDTLEFNAGAFGTRPNAAVEDLLKKLPGVEVDADGTIRAQGEEVDRVTVDGEEFFGDDPKIASRNLPAAAVDNVQVFDKKSDKAMFTGVDDGQEQKTINLELKEGYRKSTFGSITAGGGTDERFAGNASINRFNQGQQLSFLGMANNTNEQGFSIGDYLSFTNGPQGRRGGGPGFRIQTREAGPGASAGSQGPPLNTGQAVNGMMTNWAGGVNFRDAFSNKLEVSGNYFADYLNHETDQSLERINYLPDGSYRFLQNGLQQNDHTGHRAGTVLDYRPDSSNSFRLNASFNYHQTHTSSDNDSRTLGTDNETASSSRQTNLAEGNNLALNADLLYRRRFGKPGRTLSANMTLGLGDSRREGELEALSEFQQSDLPPEMIRQDNSESAGSRLVGAGLSYTEPLNANVFLELNYELRQQLNDVSRNVWDITPQAPSYNELLSSEYESDYRYQRGGLNFQLNGNSYHITAGMNYQQSRLNGELLLRDTVISRDFQSFLPSLQFRYDFPGDRHLEFDYRTRLREPSIEELQPVTDNSDPLNLYKGNPDLRPAYMHQARLHFMTFDPSSLIHFFTFLDLNYMTDAISYSQTVNEQFVRTTQPVNAGEQVELRANANFGFPLSELNSRLGFSAGANSTRGTSLLNGAENRTRQQEISAGLRYNYRPGELLDLTLSGNISRQQNRFESGEDQLFINQRYQAQANCSFFENYGLEVNFGYLLYNSHPGEFNQEIPLLDVSLSRYVFKNKSGEIRLSVDNLLDKDLGVSQQAGANYIERSVTESLGRYAMLSFTYAINKQLNPANQRRGKMIHIGR, from the coding sequence ATGAAAAAATGCTTCCTTGCCTGCTTGCTTTTGTTTTTCAGTTGTACTGCCTTCGGGCAGCAGTTTGGGATTACCGGGCGCCTGAGCGATTCACTGGGGCGTCCCTTGCCGAACGCCGCGGTGCAGTTAACCGCTGTGGCCGATTCTTCCCTGGTAAGTTTTGCGTTAAGTGACCGTAAGGGAAATTTCCGGATCAGGGGCCTGGAGTATGGCATTTACCTGCTGGAGATCACCTTCCTTGGCTACAGGCCTTATGCGCAAACTGTTTCGCCGCCGGAAAACGGCGGGATACTGGACCTGCGGAATATTTCGCTTGAACCAGCTTCCCAGGAACTGGAAGGCGTGACGGTGCAGGGAAAACGCCTGCCAATGCGCATCCATAACGATACCCTGGAATTCAATGCAGGGGCCTTTGGCACAAGGCCGAATGCCGCGGTAGAAGACCTGCTGAAGAAGCTCCCGGGTGTGGAAGTGGACGCTGACGGGACTATCCGGGCCCAGGGAGAAGAAGTGGACCGGGTAACGGTGGATGGGGAAGAATTTTTCGGCGACGATCCGAAAATCGCCAGCCGTAACCTTCCGGCCGCGGCTGTGGATAATGTTCAGGTATTTGATAAGAAATCTGACAAAGCCATGTTCACGGGTGTTGATGACGGCCAGGAGCAGAAAACGATTAACCTGGAGCTAAAGGAAGGTTACCGGAAGAGTACCTTCGGCAGCATTACTGCCGGAGGCGGTACCGATGAACGGTTCGCCGGCAACGCGAGTATCAACCGTTTCAACCAGGGCCAGCAGCTGTCCTTCCTGGGAATGGCTAATAACACGAATGAACAGGGCTTTTCCATTGGAGATTACTTAAGCTTTACAAATGGACCCCAGGGCAGGCGAGGAGGAGGCCCGGGATTCAGGATCCAGACAAGGGAGGCAGGGCCCGGCGCTTCAGCCGGCTCGCAAGGGCCTCCGCTGAATACCGGCCAGGCGGTTAACGGAATGATGACTAACTGGGCGGGCGGCGTGAATTTCCGGGACGCTTTCAGTAATAAGCTGGAAGTGAGCGGGAATTACTTTGCGGATTACCTCAACCATGAGACTGATCAGTCCCTGGAACGCATTAATTACCTGCCGGACGGCAGCTATCGTTTCCTGCAAAACGGATTGCAGCAAAACGATCATACCGGGCACCGCGCCGGCACTGTCCTGGACTACCGGCCCGATTCCAGTAACTCATTCCGGCTAAACGCTTCCTTCAATTATCATCAAACACATACAAGTTCCGATAACGACAGCCGGACATTGGGTACGGATAACGAAACAGCAAGCAGCAGCCGGCAAACGAATCTTGCGGAGGGGAATAATCTTGCCCTCAATGCCGACCTTCTGTACCGGCGCCGCTTCGGGAAACCAGGGAGGACCCTTTCCGCCAATATGACGCTGGGCCTGGGCGACAGCCGGCGCGAGGGCGAGCTGGAGGCCCTCAGCGAATTCCAGCAAAGCGACCTTCCCCCGGAAATGATCCGGCAGGATAATTCTGAGTCCGCCGGCAGCCGCCTGGTAGGCGCCGGGCTTTCCTATACGGAACCGCTGAACGCCAATGTCTTCCTGGAGCTTAATTACGAACTCAGGCAGCAGCTGAACGATGTTTCCCGAAATGTATGGGATATTACTCCGCAGGCGCCGTCATACAATGAACTGCTGAGCAGTGAATATGAAAGCGATTACCGGTACCAGCGCGGGGGCTTGAATTTTCAGCTGAACGGCAATTCCTATCACATTACAGCAGGCATGAATTACCAGCAAAGCCGCCTGAACGGGGAGCTTCTGCTGCGGGACACGGTCATTTCCCGGGATTTTCAAAGCTTTTTACCCTCCCTGCAGTTCCGCTACGATTTCCCGGGCGACCGGCACCTGGAATTTGATTACCGCACCCGGCTCCGGGAACCTTCCATTGAAGAGCTGCAGCCGGTAACGGATAACAGCGATCCGCTGAATCTTTATAAAGGGAACCCGGATCTGCGCCCGGCCTACATGCATCAGGCGCGCCTGCATTTCATGACATTTGATCCCTCTTCCCTTATTCACTTCTTTACGTTCCTGGACCTCAATTATATGACGGATGCTATTTCCTATTCCCAGACCGTAAATGAACAGTTTGTCAGGACTACCCAGCCGGTGAACGCTGGCGAACAGGTGGAACTCCGGGCTAACGCGAATTTTGGCTTTCCGCTGAGCGAATTAAACAGCCGGCTTGGTTTTTCAGCCGGTGCGAACAGCACGAGAGGCACAAGCCTGCTGAACGGGGCGGAAAACAGGACCCGCCAGCAGGAAATTTCGGCCGGGCTGCGCTACAATTACCGGCCCGGAGAATTACTGGACCTGACGCTGAGCGGAAATATCAGCCGGCAGCAAAACAGGTTTGAATCCGGTGAAGACCAGCTCTTCATTAACCAGCGATACCAGGCGCAGGCCAACTGCTCCTTTTTTGAAAACTATGGCCTGGAGGTGAATTTCGGTTATTTACTGTACAACAGCCATCCCGGTGAATTCAACCAGGAAATTCCCCTCCTGGATGTTTCTCTTTCAAGGTATGTATTTAAGAATAAGAGCGGGGAGATCCGCCTCTCGGTTGATAATCTGCTGGATAAAGATCTGGGCGTGAGCCAGCAGGCCGGAGCCAATTACATCGAGCGCTCCGTCACAGAGTCGCTGGGAAGATATGCCATGCTGAGTTTTACCTATGCGATCAATAAACAGCTGAACCCCGCAAACCAACGCAGGGGGAAAATGATACATATAGGACGATGA
- a CDS encoding DUF4270 family protein gives MKITRSLLLLSLLPGLPWYSCENPGSISLDDNAISGVLMTDTITVETSTVYAGPVPTSNTNEMLVGSYHDSRLGKVSSRSYFRISPESSSFALNKEVVFDSIALVIRCSGYYYGDTTALQTLNVFELQEEIEAEELPANPEGVPVSWLLSGAQLYSSSQFDYDPSSPLASLRVRVEPSSDTLHIRLPDALGAEWLRLSAEDDDRISSPADFSNYFKGLVLAGSPEEDAALISYRADTAFVRLYYRETEDDGTIRDKYTDFPIYQPERQFNEITVDREGTPLEGLGPGSPFFPAAATSEQTYLQAGTGIMTKLSFPYLKDFLESAGDSSLSVHSAQLLIRPVTESITSEEYLPASLMLFYTNEDNVPIYPLQDESSGGIYTGVFNYDREFPDKTYYKFALTAYFADLLNNYGGQKAELLLSPAMNDLYTSVTRLCIGSSRHKQHKVQLVIYYTPGR, from the coding sequence ATGAAAATAACCCGCAGCCTTCTCCTTCTTTCACTTTTGCCCGGGCTTCCCTGGTACTCCTGCGAAAATCCTGGTTCCATCAGCCTGGACGATAATGCTATTTCCGGAGTGCTGATGACGGATACCATTACCGTAGAAACTTCCACCGTATATGCCGGGCCGGTTCCGACTTCCAATACCAATGAAATGCTGGTAGGAAGCTACCACGACAGCAGGCTGGGAAAAGTGTCCTCCCGGTCTTATTTCAGGATCAGCCCGGAGTCTTCATCCTTTGCCCTGAACAAGGAGGTGGTCTTTGATTCCATCGCCCTGGTAATCCGCTGTTCCGGTTATTACTACGGGGATACCACGGCCTTACAGACCCTGAATGTGTTTGAACTGCAGGAGGAGATCGAAGCGGAGGAATTGCCCGCGAATCCCGAGGGTGTTCCCGTTTCCTGGCTTTTGAGCGGGGCCCAGCTCTACAGCTCCAGCCAATTTGACTATGATCCTTCCAGCCCGCTTGCCTCCCTGCGCGTGCGTGTGGAACCTTCTTCCGATACGCTGCACATCCGCCTGCCCGACGCGCTTGGGGCGGAATGGCTTCGCCTTTCGGCGGAAGATGACGACCGCATCAGCTCGCCAGCGGACTTTTCCAATTATTTTAAGGGCCTGGTGCTGGCCGGCAGCCCTGAAGAAGACGCCGCCCTGATCAGTTACCGCGCGGATACAGCTTTCGTACGCCTTTATTACCGGGAAACGGAAGACGACGGTACCATCAGGGATAAGTATACCGATTTTCCTATTTACCAGCCTGAGCGGCAGTTCAACGAAATTACGGTAGACCGTGAGGGCACTCCCCTGGAGGGGCTTGGGCCAGGCAGCCCGTTTTTTCCTGCAGCCGCCACGTCTGAACAAACCTACCTGCAGGCGGGGACCGGGATCATGACCAAATTAAGCTTCCCTTACCTGAAGGATTTCCTGGAATCGGCAGGGGATTCCAGCCTGAGCGTTCATTCCGCTCAATTGCTGATAAGGCCAGTCACGGAGAGCATTACGTCGGAAGAATACCTTCCGGCTTCCCTCATGCTTTTCTATACCAATGAAGATAATGTGCCTATTTACCCGCTTCAGGATGAATCTTCGGGCGGCATTTATACCGGTGTGTTCAATTATGACCGGGAATTTCCCGATAAAACCTATTATAAATTCGCCCTGACAGCATATTTCGCTGACTTATTGAATAATTACGGCGGACAGAAAGCGGAATTGCTCTTGTCCCCTGCAATGAACGATCTGTATACTTCTGTTACCCGGCTTTGCATCGGAAGCAGCCGCCATAAGCAGCATAAAGTTCAGCTGGTCATTTATTATACACCCGGCAGGTAG
- a CDS encoding Kelch repeat-containing protein, protein MMRTINLLSLIGMALIFPGLSSCSTDDEDLVRGVWEERSEFEGLARSGAVSFVLGGQAYVGLGFDGSDYLFDFWRYDPGKNTWRPSAVFPGEARSAAVAFSANGKGYVGTGYNGNQYFKDFWEYDPETDVWTQIADLPSGGRYGAVAFSIGEKGYVGAGYDGNYLKDFWQYDPLSGEWQQRVSINGSKRNNAFAFTAGGKGYVGSGNDNGSYNDELWEYDPEQDVWTEKRDLVDEDDEYAYDPPSPRESTVTFVIDGKAYLCTGLSSGNLDDLWEYDPSADTWEQLEYFEGTARQAAVGFAIGNRGYIATGRSSSLRFDDLWELDPFSYED, encoded by the coding sequence ATGATGCGAACAATTAACTTATTAAGCCTGATAGGCATGGCGCTGATTTTCCCCGGCCTAAGCTCCTGCAGCACCGATGACGAGGATCTGGTGCGCGGGGTCTGGGAGGAGCGTTCAGAGTTTGAAGGCCTGGCCAGGAGCGGCGCGGTGAGCTTTGTCCTTGGAGGCCAGGCATACGTAGGGCTTGGCTTTGACGGCAGCGATTATTTGTTTGATTTCTGGCGATACGATCCGGGCAAAAATACCTGGCGCCCCTCCGCTGTTTTTCCGGGAGAAGCCCGCAGCGCCGCAGTCGCCTTTAGCGCAAACGGCAAAGGATACGTAGGCACCGGCTACAACGGGAACCAGTATTTTAAGGATTTCTGGGAGTACGATCCCGAAACGGATGTTTGGACGCAGATTGCGGATCTCCCGTCCGGCGGCAGGTACGGCGCCGTTGCCTTTTCCATCGGGGAAAAAGGATATGTAGGAGCGGGCTATGACGGGAACTACCTGAAGGATTTCTGGCAGTACGATCCCTTGAGCGGGGAATGGCAGCAGCGCGTAAGCATTAACGGCAGCAAGCGTAATAATGCCTTTGCCTTTACCGCCGGCGGCAAAGGATATGTGGGCAGCGGCAATGACAACGGTAGCTATAATGATGAATTATGGGAGTACGACCCGGAGCAGGATGTATGGACAGAAAAGAGGGACCTGGTAGACGAAGACGATGAGTATGCTTATGATCCTCCAAGCCCCAGGGAATCCACGGTGACCTTTGTGATTGACGGCAAGGCCTATCTCTGCACGGGGCTTAGTTCCGGCAACCTGGATGACCTTTGGGAATATGATCCTTCGGCAGACACCTGGGAACAGCTGGAATATTTTGAAGGAACTGCCCGCCAGGCTGCGGTAGGCTTCGCTATCGGCAACAGAGGTTATATTGCTACCGGACGAAGCTCCAGCCTTCGCTTTGATGACCTTTGGGAACTGGACCCATTTAGCTACGAGGATTAG
- a CDS encoding amidohydrolase family protein: MKIRGNYFAPGPLTDTVKTFRSTAAVSILLLAAVPAKGQVRIDFEKYEPVSTLVVPGHHVSSAAFPFVDVHSHQRNMDADRLESLAQAMDTLNMRVMVNLSGGSGESLAQQTTAVKQHYPGRFLVFANIDFDGVGEKNWTENAVKQLEEDVRNGAAGLKIFKNLGFSVSDRDGRRVPVDDPRLDAIWEKCGELNIPVLIHTADPAPFWQEAGEQNERWLELITHPRRKRGANDPAPWEQLIEEQHRMFKKHPNTTFIAAHFGWYANDLKKLDSLLNAMPNVMIEFGAVIAELGRQPRMARQFFTKNQDRILFGKDSWVPEEYATYFRVLETEDEYFPYHKKYHAFWRMYGLGLEENILKKVYYKNALRVIPALDESLFPE, encoded by the coding sequence ATGAAAATAAGAGGCAATTACTTCGCTCCGGGCCCGCTGACTGACACAGTAAAAACGTTTCGCAGTACCGCTGCTGTGTCTATTCTCCTGCTCGCGGCTGTTCCCGCGAAGGGACAGGTCCGCATAGATTTTGAAAAATACGAGCCGGTTTCAACCCTGGTCGTACCCGGACACCATGTCAGTAGCGCCGCGTTTCCTTTTGTGGATGTACATAGCCACCAGCGGAACATGGACGCGGACCGGCTGGAAAGCCTTGCACAGGCAATGGATACGCTGAACATGCGTGTGATGGTCAACCTCAGCGGGGGCAGCGGCGAAAGTTTGGCACAGCAAACAACGGCGGTAAAGCAGCATTATCCCGGCCGCTTCCTGGTTTTCGCAAATATTGACTTTGACGGCGTTGGCGAAAAAAACTGGACCGAAAATGCAGTAAAGCAATTGGAAGAAGACGTCCGGAACGGGGCCGCGGGGTTGAAAATATTTAAGAACTTGGGTTTCTCAGTAAGCGACCGGGATGGACGCCGGGTGCCGGTTGACGACCCGCGGCTGGACGCGATATGGGAAAAATGCGGAGAATTGAACATTCCTGTCCTGATCCATACCGCCGATCCGGCGCCCTTCTGGCAGGAAGCCGGCGAGCAGAACGAACGCTGGCTGGAACTGATCACCCATCCCCGCCGGAAGCGGGGGGCGAATGATCCCGCACCCTGGGAGCAGCTGATAGAAGAGCAGCACCGGATGTTCAAAAAGCATCCGAATACCACTTTTATTGCGGCTCACTTCGGCTGGTATGCCAACGATCTGAAAAAACTCGACAGCCTCCTTAACGCCATGCCCAATGTGATGATCGAGTTCGGCGCCGTGATCGCTGAACTGGGGCGGCAGCCCCGAATGGCCCGGCAATTCTTTACGAAGAACCAGGACCGCATCCTGTTCGGAAAAGACAGCTGGGTTCCGGAAGAATACGCTACCTATTTCCGCGTGTTGGAAACGGAGGACGAATATTTCCCTTACCATAAGAAATACCACGCCTTCTGGCGCATGTATGGTCTGGGCCTGGAGGAGAACATCCTTAAAAAAGTGTACTATAAGAATGCCCTGCGGGTCATCCCTGCCCTGGATGAAAGCTTGTTCCCCGAATAA
- a CDS encoding formylglycine-generating enzyme family protein, which produces MTYKGLPVMLLLAACTSSPKQSDTDKQNDAAGQNGQGGNGRVEQAAAPDTSGMVWIPEGSFMMGTNNPEFPDASPVHPVTVNGFWMDAHEVTNAQYAEFVEATGYVTVAERALDPADFPGVAPEMLVPGSAVFSPPDHRVSLDNPLQWWRYVPGASWKQPFGPQQSGELDPGAPVVQVCYEDALAYAKWAGKRLPTEAEWEYAALGGNPGHTYYWGDELKPGGEWAANIFQGNFPEGNTSEDGFTGVAPVKSFPPNPYGLYDMEGNVWEWCNDFYRPDYYRNSPSDNPKGPADSYDPAEPNAVKRVQRGGSFLCSDQYCIRYKPRSRGKGEVSSASNNLGFRCVADAPPPPEPKS; this is translated from the coding sequence ATGACTTATAAAGGACTTCCGGTTATGCTGCTGCTTGCAGCTTGCACATCTTCTCCGAAGCAAAGTGACACTGATAAGCAAAACGACGCTGCCGGTCAGAACGGGCAGGGTGGAAATGGCAGGGTGGAACAAGCGGCAGCTCCCGACACCTCCGGAATGGTCTGGATCCCGGAAGGATCATTTATGATGGGAACCAATAATCCGGAATTTCCGGATGCGAGCCCTGTTCATCCTGTAACGGTAAACGGGTTTTGGATGGACGCGCATGAAGTAACGAATGCACAATACGCGGAATTTGTAGAAGCTACCGGATATGTTACCGTGGCCGAAAGAGCACTTGATCCGGCGGATTTTCCCGGCGTCGCTCCGGAAATGCTGGTACCGGGATCGGCTGTGTTTTCACCACCGGATCACCGGGTTTCCCTTGACAATCCCCTGCAATGGTGGAGATATGTGCCCGGAGCCAGTTGGAAACAGCCTTTTGGCCCGCAGCAGTCCGGAGAATTAGATCCCGGTGCGCCGGTGGTGCAAGTATGTTATGAAGACGCCCTGGCCTATGCCAAATGGGCAGGAAAAAGGCTTCCAACGGAAGCAGAATGGGAATATGCGGCCCTGGGCGGAAATCCCGGCCATACCTACTACTGGGGCGATGAACTAAAGCCGGGCGGGGAATGGGCAGCTAATATTTTCCAGGGAAATTTCCCAGAAGGGAACACATCTGAAGACGGTTTCACGGGCGTCGCTCCCGTAAAATCTTTTCCTCCCAATCCTTATGGACTATACGATATGGAAGGGAATGTATGGGAATGGTGTAATGATTTTTACCGGCCGGATTATTACCGGAACAGCCCTTCGGATAATCCCAAAGGCCCGGCCGACAGCTATGACCCGGCTGAACCGAATGCCGTAAAAAGAGTGCAGCGGGGCGGCTCCTTCCTTTGCAGCGACCAGTATTGCATCCGCTATAAACCCCGCAGCAGAGGGAAAGGGGAGGTCAGCAGCGCCTCCAATAACCTGGGTTTCCGTTGCGTGGCGGACGCGCCGCCGCCCCCGGAACCAAAAAGTTAA